In Vulgatibacter sp., a single genomic region encodes these proteins:
- the purH gene encoding bifunctional phosphoribosylaminoimidazolecarboxamide formyltransferase/IMP cyclohydrolase yields the protein MAGVRRALLSVSDKAHLVPFAQGLVALGFELVSTGGTARQLKEAGLPVKAVSEVTGAPEILGGRVKSLHPKIHGGILARRDVESDLAELAAQQITPIDLVVVNLYPFREAVARGASFGACVEEIDIGGPAMVRASAKNAMHVGIVVDPADYDRVLGELRAGGALSRSTRMELMRKAFAHTAAYDAAISEYLGGLAEEGQEAPKASSFLSVIGQEGKSLRYGENPHQAGAFYRTHPAPQEPSIAWAEVLGGKELSFNNLLDLESALACVKEFDEPTCVVIKHNNPCGVASAATPAEAFRLAREIDPTSAFGGIVALNRPVDRAAAEALKELFLECVIAPSYDDEARAALADKKNLRLLANPLLGQPRSSWKRAGREVRSFVGGLLVQDRDLGEVTEAELRVVTKRQPTAEELKGALYAWRVCKHVKSNAIVFGAPDRILSLGAGQTSRVDSVRIARLKTRFPLEGSSVASDAFFPFRDGLDQVAEAGATCVIQPGGSVRDNEVIAAADERGIAMVFTGMRHFRH from the coding sequence ATGGCCGGCGTTCGGCGCGCTCTCCTCTCTGTTTCGGACAAGGCGCACCTCGTTCCCTTCGCCCAGGGGCTCGTCGCCCTGGGCTTCGAGCTCGTCTCGACGGGCGGTACCGCCCGGCAGCTCAAGGAAGCCGGCCTGCCGGTGAAGGCGGTGTCGGAGGTGACGGGGGCTCCCGAGATCCTCGGCGGCCGCGTCAAGTCGCTCCACCCGAAGATCCACGGCGGCATCCTCGCCCGTCGCGACGTCGAGTCCGACCTCGCCGAGCTCGCGGCGCAGCAGATCACACCGATCGACCTCGTGGTCGTGAACCTCTATCCCTTCCGCGAAGCGGTGGCCCGTGGCGCCTCCTTCGGCGCGTGCGTCGAGGAGATCGACATCGGCGGCCCGGCGATGGTCCGCGCCAGCGCCAAGAACGCGATGCACGTGGGCATCGTCGTCGATCCCGCCGATTACGACCGGGTGCTGGGCGAGCTCCGCGCAGGCGGCGCGCTCTCGCGCTCCACGCGCATGGAGCTGATGCGCAAGGCCTTTGCCCACACCGCTGCCTACGACGCCGCGATCTCCGAATACCTCGGCGGCCTCGCCGAGGAGGGGCAGGAGGCGCCGAAGGCGTCGAGCTTCCTCTCCGTGATCGGGCAGGAGGGCAAGAGCCTCCGCTACGGCGAGAACCCCCACCAGGCCGGCGCGTTCTACCGCACCCATCCCGCGCCGCAGGAGCCTTCGATCGCCTGGGCCGAGGTGCTGGGCGGCAAGGAACTCTCCTTCAACAACCTGCTCGATCTCGAGTCGGCGCTCGCCTGCGTGAAGGAATTCGACGAGCCGACCTGCGTGGTGATCAAGCACAACAACCCCTGCGGCGTCGCCAGCGCCGCCACGCCCGCGGAGGCCTTCCGCCTCGCCCGCGAGATCGATCCCACCTCCGCCTTCGGCGGCATCGTGGCGCTCAACCGCCCCGTGGATCGCGCCGCGGCGGAGGCCCTCAAGGAGCTCTTCCTCGAGTGCGTGATCGCGCCCTCGTACGACGACGAGGCCCGGGCCGCCCTGGCGGATAAGAAGAACCTCCGCCTCCTCGCCAACCCGCTCCTCGGCCAGCCCCGCTCGAGCTGGAAGCGCGCGGGCCGCGAGGTCCGCTCCTTCGTCGGCGGCCTCCTCGTCCAGGACCGCGACCTCGGCGAGGTGACCGAGGCCGAGCTACGCGTGGTGACGAAGCGGCAGCCCACCGCCGAGGAGCTGAAGGGCGCCCTCTACGCCTGGCGGGTCTGCAAGCACGTGAAGAGCAACGCCATCGTCTTCGGCGCCCCCGACCGCATCCTGAGCCTCGGCGCCGGCCAGACCTCCCGCGTCGACTCGGTGCGCATCGCCCGCCTCAAGACCCGCTTCCCCCTCGAGGGGAGCTCGGTGGCCTCCGACGCCTTCTTCCCCTTCCGCGACGGCCTCGACCAGGTCGCCGAGGCAGGCGCCACCTGCGTGATCCAGCCCGGCGGCTCGGTACGCGACAACGAGGTGATCGCCGCCGCCGACGAGCGCGGCATCGCCATGGTCTTCACCGGGATGCGCCACTTCCGGCACTGA
- a CDS encoding sigma factor-like helix-turn-helix DNA-binding protein — MNKLEMTLPTNDESQIEESARQRSKTMSRKEMARDLRRRRMMGLVDPEEQQLLGEIESHRPRTRSQCANGPRPCMFVSCKHHLYLDVNPETGSVKVNFPDKEVWELEETCALDVADRGGITLEEVGAIMNLTRERIRQVESRGLYKLRVATTDEWDEEPAGCAGR; from the coding sequence ATGAACAAGCTCGAGATGACGCTTCCCACGAACGACGAGAGCCAGATCGAGGAGAGCGCACGGCAGCGCTCGAAGACGATGTCCCGCAAGGAGATGGCGCGCGACCTGCGGCGCCGTCGGATGATGGGCCTCGTCGATCCCGAGGAGCAGCAGCTGCTCGGCGAGATCGAGTCGCACCGTCCCAGGACCCGCTCGCAGTGCGCGAACGGCCCGCGCCCCTGCATGTTCGTCTCCTGCAAGCACCACCTCTACCTCGACGTCAACCCGGAGACCGGCTCGGTCAAGGTGAACTTCCCCGACAAGGAGGTCTGGGAGCTCGAGGAGACCTGCGCCCTCGACGTCGCCGACCGCGGGGGGATCACCCTCGAAGAGGTCGGCGCGATCATGAACCTGACCCGCGAGCGGATCCGCCAGGTGGAGAGCCGCGGCCTCTACAAGCTGCGCGTCGCCACCACCGACGAGTGGGACGAGGAGCCCGCAGGCTGCGCCGGTCGTTGA
- a CDS encoding MerR family transcriptional regulator has translation MRTILSPAEIQEMERELGASGVTAAEVLAMFRSRGVRLSEGTFRKYVQVGLLPRSRRVGTKGKHRGSRGVYPVAVIRRLNAIKAMMAEGMTLDEIRGSFLYLRGELDVVEQGLDEIGARLERSVAETQLAPRQRERLQQDLARVRESAARLTERIERLAGHLVAARAAAHTDREGT, from the coding sequence ATGCGGACGATCCTTTCGCCAGCCGAAATCCAGGAGATGGAGCGCGAGCTCGGTGCGAGCGGCGTCACCGCAGCCGAGGTGCTGGCGATGTTCCGCTCGCGGGGCGTGCGCCTCAGCGAGGGCACGTTCCGCAAATACGTGCAGGTGGGGCTGCTTCCCCGCAGCAGGCGGGTCGGCACCAAGGGCAAGCACCGCGGGAGCCGGGGCGTCTACCCGGTGGCGGTGATCCGGCGGCTCAACGCCATCAAGGCGATGATGGCCGAGGGCATGACCCTCGACGAGATCCGCGGCAGCTTCCTCTACCTGCGGGGCGAGCTCGACGTGGTCGAGCAGGGCCTCGACGAGATTGGGGCGCGCCTGGAGCGCTCCGTCGCGGAGACGCAGCTGGCGCCGCGCCAGCGCGAGCGGTTGCAGCAGGATCTGGCGCGCGTGCGGGAGTCCGCCGCGCGCCTCACGGAACGGATCGAGCGCCTCGCAGGCCACCTGGTGGCGGCGCGGGCTGCAGCGCACACGGATCGGGAGGGAACATGA
- a CDS encoding DUF4215 domain-containing protein produces MGFRHLAVVVSLCGVFVGCGGGEPPPPAAGGTGGGGAGGGAGGIGGMGGAGGSGGSGGAGGSAAICGDGILEGDEACDDGEANSDNAPDACRTDCTEARCGDGVVDRGEVCDDGNREAGDGCGPTCRNEPHCGDGVINQTTEACDGGDLGGASCTGLSFSGGTLGCTEACAFDTSACLPFEDCSVAGDEDENGDADCADDECSGHFECPICGDGVLQRGEVCDGAAPAGEDCSTWGFNSGTLGCTSACTVDTGGCANVERCGEPGDEDGDGAYDCDDPDCDQVAPCPVCGNGAVEAGESCDDGNTTAGDGCDASCAEEIFVVAPVGQSSARTGSVPATSPTYARMGEGCGRQSGGAHYYVLVELVNPGVHPVVVNVLANWGGSVDGFLEISSVPFDPTDPAASCVAANDDWNNTLDSLVTYVDVPAGGSIAVLATTFDALTTMPSFTLTAETIAACGDGLVGTGETCDDANDTAGDGCAGCQVEPGWVCDATGCRLAVCGDGATEGLEECDDGNRVDDDACSNACVVARCGNGTVDMSPALATVESPVVTNPGGNAGHVCDDGGSCTGPCSIDVSTNGNAPEHGICQSLGYLRAASVSWGGGAGEDDDPMPHAYNWECVAFVCTASTNPIDYDNCGVAEMLDAITCLGAPAMEACDDGNTDDTDACTSACTVATCGDGFVQAGVEACDDGNTADGDGCSASCQAESLRVPAAGGHGWLIGSLDSSDPQWSRPDEACTATANMVHYDVYHYENLTGAAQTVTLHVEWSGDGYLHAFTNGFDPAHPTLGCTAGNDDANPNGTGTSRLTVGVAAGDHLYVVASTHGAAATGAYTLYVHSAPTLAETEPNDSSLTANPIAAGEQLDADVGPGDRDYYSFTVSAGTTYEIETYAGIAGGCFRVNGSSNDTKIVLYDVDGTTMILEADDGGWGNCSLLSWTPRANGTYYFRVQYADDADVTTTVEPYFVELRQR; encoded by the coding sequence TTGGGCTTCAGGCATCTGGCTGTGGTGGTATCGCTTTGCGGCGTCTTCGTCGGTTGTGGCGGTGGGGAGCCTCCTCCGCCCGCGGCGGGGGGCACCGGCGGCGGCGGCGCCGGGGGCGGAGCGGGCGGCATCGGGGGGATGGGCGGCGCCGGGGGGAGCGGTGGCAGCGGCGGCGCCGGGGGCAGCGCCGCGATCTGCGGAGACGGCATCCTCGAGGGGGACGAAGCCTGCGACGACGGCGAGGCGAACAGCGACAACGCCCCCGACGCCTGCCGCACCGACTGCACGGAGGCACGCTGCGGCGACGGCGTGGTCGACAGGGGGGAAGTCTGTGACGACGGCAACCGCGAGGCCGGCGACGGCTGCGGTCCCACGTGCCGCAACGAGCCCCATTGCGGCGACGGCGTGATCAACCAGACGACGGAGGCCTGCGACGGCGGGGACCTGGGCGGCGCCAGCTGCACCGGGCTCTCCTTCTCGGGCGGCACCCTGGGCTGCACCGAGGCCTGTGCCTTCGACACCAGCGCCTGCCTGCCCTTCGAGGATTGCAGCGTCGCCGGCGACGAGGACGAGAACGGCGACGCCGACTGCGCGGACGACGAATGCAGCGGGCATTTCGAGTGCCCCATTTGCGGCGACGGTGTCCTGCAGCGCGGCGAAGTCTGCGACGGCGCGGCCCCTGCCGGCGAGGATTGCAGCACCTGGGGCTTCAACAGCGGCACCCTCGGTTGCACGAGCGCCTGCACCGTCGACACCGGGGGCTGCGCCAACGTCGAGCGCTGTGGGGAGCCGGGCGACGAGGATGGGGACGGCGCCTACGATTGCGACGACCCCGATTGCGACCAGGTCGCGCCTTGCCCGGTCTGCGGGAACGGAGCGGTCGAGGCGGGGGAGAGCTGCGACGACGGCAACACCACCGCCGGCGACGGCTGTGACGCAAGCTGCGCCGAGGAGATCTTCGTCGTGGCGCCGGTCGGGCAGTCGAGCGCAAGGACCGGCAGCGTCCCCGCGACCAGCCCGACCTACGCGCGGATGGGGGAGGGCTGCGGTCGCCAGAGCGGCGGTGCGCACTACTACGTGCTCGTCGAGCTGGTGAACCCCGGCGTCCATCCGGTGGTCGTGAACGTTCTGGCGAATTGGGGCGGAAGCGTCGACGGCTTCCTCGAGATCTCCTCGGTGCCCTTCGATCCCACCGATCCGGCCGCCTCGTGCGTGGCGGCGAACGACGACTGGAACAACACCCTCGACAGCCTCGTCACCTATGTCGACGTGCCGGCAGGCGGCAGCATTGCCGTCCTCGCCACCACCTTCGATGCGCTGACCACGATGCCTTCGTTCACGCTCACGGCGGAGACCATCGCCGCCTGCGGGGACGGCCTGGTGGGGACGGGCGAGACCTGCGACGACGCCAACGACACCGCGGGCGACGGCTGCGCCGGTTGCCAGGTCGAGCCCGGCTGGGTCTGCGACGCGACGGGCTGCAGGCTCGCCGTCTGCGGCGACGGCGCCACCGAGGGGCTGGAGGAATGCGACGACGGCAACCGGGTGGACGACGACGCCTGCTCCAACGCCTGCGTGGTGGCACGGTGCGGCAATGGCACCGTCGACATGTCGCCGGCCCTGGCGACGGTGGAGAGCCCGGTGGTGACCAACCCCGGCGGCAACGCGGGCCACGTCTGCGACGACGGTGGCTCCTGCACCGGCCCCTGCTCGATCGACGTGAGCACCAACGGCAACGCGCCCGAGCACGGCATCTGCCAGAGCCTCGGCTACCTGCGCGCGGCGAGCGTGAGCTGGGGCGGCGGCGCCGGCGAGGACGACGACCCCATGCCGCACGCCTACAACTGGGAGTGCGTCGCCTTCGTCTGCACGGCGAGCACCAACCCGATCGACTACGACAACTGCGGCGTCGCCGAGATGCTCGACGCCATCACCTGCCTGGGGGCGCCGGCGATGGAGGCCTGCGACGACGGGAACACGGACGACACCGACGCCTGCACCAGCGCCTGCACGGTGGCTACCTGCGGGGACGGCTTCGTGCAGGCAGGCGTGGAGGCTTGCGACGACGGCAACACGGCCGACGGCGACGGCTGCAGTGCGAGCTGCCAGGCAGAGAGCCTGCGGGTGCCGGCAGCCGGAGGCCACGGCTGGCTCATCGGGTCGCTGGACTCCTCCGATCCGCAGTGGAGTCGCCCCGACGAGGCCTGCACCGCGACGGCGAACATGGTCCACTACGACGTGTACCACTACGAGAACCTCACCGGCGCGGCGCAGACCGTGACCCTCCACGTCGAGTGGAGCGGGGATGGCTACCTCCATGCCTTCACCAACGGCTTCGATCCGGCCCACCCGACGCTGGGCTGCACCGCAGGCAACGACGACGCGAACCCCAATGGCACGGGGACCAGCCGGCTCACCGTCGGCGTCGCCGCCGGTGACCACCTCTACGTGGTGGCCAGCACCCATGGAGCGGCCGCGACCGGGGCCTATACGCTCTACGTCCATTCGGCGCCGACCCTCGCCGAGACGGAGCCCAACGACAGTTCGCTCACCGCCAACCCGATCGCCGCCGGGGAGCAGCTCGACGCCGACGTCGGCCCGGGAGACCGCGACTACTACTCGTTCACGGTGAGCGCCGGAACCACGTACGAGATCGAGACCTACGCCGGGATCGCCGGTGGCTGCTTCCGCGTGAACGGGTCGAGCAACGACACGAAGATCGTCCTCTACGACGTCGATGGCACCACGATGATCCTCGAGGCGGACGATGGCGGCTGGGGCAATTGCTCCCTGCTCAGTTGGACGCCGCGGGCCAACGGCACCTACTACTTCCGCGTGCAATACGCCGATGATGCCGACGTCACCACGACGGTCGAGCCCTATTTCGTCGAGCTCCGGCAGCGGTAA
- a CDS encoding serine/threonine-protein kinase gives MRAPEIALPARFGRYTLLERVGGGGMATVFRASLSGEGGFEKEVAVKVVRPELASEADFVEMFLDEARLSARLGHANLVHTFDFGQVDGTWFLAMEFVRGPTLAHLQRICRTRGIRFGPARSVHVAGEVARGLGYAHRLCDEQGRPLALVHRDVSPQNVLLSREGEVKLADFGIAKAAWRSTVTRPGHVRGKCAYMAPEQARGLALDAGADVFALGVVLWECLTGRPLFDGASDGAVLLQVVQREIPPPSRFAPEVPGFLDDLVLQLLERDPALRPANGDEAARALAECRQRLVRSPAETDLAAFLRELSSGTAVVGAAGQGGAAEPASVEIVSAELEPVSQGWFDPEAATVQPGAVREGPVAGLRPLPPPAPAATAVALRPAGGGQEEAARVGGGTRWRGRAALAGVSLLLVAGGSWWAAGRQGSVAPVAEATTMAPVAAPAPGVAQEPTAAKAPPVVAEEPDEPTEPSAPSVGDPPAPAEAVGTGQDAAPGGGAVERVAPRAPAEAAPVSPALSVAVAERAGGGEEAAVRAAPAPETTRRPAPRKAAAPEPAADAPGPLGRLVLSSWTPAVALVDGAKLAALRTMPAVFDVPAGAHRLEFRVGASGIRCALAVEIPATGQLALRLEEQGVVELARDARIPRRCAED, from the coding sequence GTGCGCGCGCCTGAAATCGCGCTGCCAGCCAGATTCGGCCGCTACACCCTCCTCGAGCGGGTGGGGGGTGGCGGCATGGCCACGGTCTTCCGGGCCTCGCTCTCCGGCGAGGGCGGCTTCGAGAAGGAGGTGGCGGTCAAGGTCGTGCGCCCCGAGCTCGCCTCCGAGGCCGACTTCGTCGAGATGTTCCTGGACGAGGCCCGGCTCTCCGCCAGGCTCGGCCACGCCAACCTCGTTCACACCTTCGACTTCGGGCAGGTCGACGGCACCTGGTTTCTCGCCATGGAGTTCGTGCGGGGGCCGACCCTCGCCCACCTGCAGCGGATCTGCCGGACCCGGGGGATCCGCTTCGGCCCCGCCCGCAGCGTCCACGTCGCCGGCGAGGTGGCCCGGGGGCTGGGCTACGCCCACCGGCTCTGCGACGAGCAGGGCCGCCCGCTCGCGCTGGTCCATCGCGACGTGTCGCCGCAGAACGTGCTCCTCTCCCGGGAGGGCGAGGTGAAGCTCGCCGATTTCGGGATCGCGAAGGCGGCGTGGCGCTCCACGGTGACGCGGCCGGGCCATGTCCGGGGCAAATGCGCCTACATGGCGCCGGAGCAGGCGCGCGGGCTCGCGCTCGATGCGGGGGCGGACGTCTTCGCACTCGGCGTCGTGCTCTGGGAATGCCTCACCGGGCGGCCGCTCTTCGACGGCGCTTCCGACGGGGCGGTGCTCCTCCAGGTGGTGCAGCGGGAGATCCCGCCGCCCTCGCGCTTCGCGCCGGAGGTCCCCGGATTCCTCGACGACCTGGTGCTGCAGTTGCTGGAGCGGGATCCGGCGCTGCGGCCTGCCAACGGCGACGAGGCGGCGCGGGCGCTCGCCGAGTGCAGGCAGCGGCTGGTGCGCTCGCCGGCGGAGACCGACCTGGCGGCGTTCCTCCGGGAGCTGTCGTCGGGGACCGCGGTCGTCGGCGCCGCGGGTCAGGGCGGGGCCGCGGAGCCTGCCTCGGTGGAGATCGTCTCGGCGGAGCTCGAGCCGGTTTCGCAGGGCTGGTTCGATCCCGAGGCGGCGACGGTGCAGCCGGGGGCGGTGCGCGAGGGGCCGGTGGCCGGGCTTCGGCCTCTGCCGCCGCCGGCGCCGGCTGCGACGGCGGTGGCGCTGCGGCCTGCTGGCGGAGGGCAGGAGGAGGCGGCGCGCGTCGGCGGGGGGACGCGGTGGCGGGGCCGCGCTGCGCTGGCGGGGGTGTCGCTGCTGCTGGTTGCCGGCGGGAGCTGGTGGGCAGCAGGGCGGCAGGGCTCGGTGGCGCCGGTGGCGGAGGCGACGACGATGGCGCCGGTCGCGGCGCCGGCGCCCGGCGTGGCGCAGGAACCCACGGCTGCAAAAGCGCCGCCGGTCGTGGCGGAGGAGCCGGACGAGCCGACGGAGCCATCCGCTCCGAGCGTGGGGGATCCGCCCGCACCCGCGGAGGCCGTCGGCACCGGGCAGGATGCTGCGCCAGGCGGCGGGGCCGTGGAGCGGGTCGCACCCCGGGCGCCTGCCGAAGCGGCTCCGGTGAGCCCCGCGCTCTCCGTTGCCGTGGCGGAACGGGCTGGCGGCGGAGAGGAGGCGGCAGTCCGCGCCGCGCCAGCTCCGGAGACGACCCGCCGACCGGCGCCGCGCAAGGCTGCTGCGCCGGAGCCGGCGGCGGATGCACCGGGGCCGCTGGGCCGGCTCGTCCTCTCGAGCTGGACGCCCGCGGTGGCCCTCGTCGACGGGGCGAAGCTCGCTGCGCTGCGGACGATGCCCGCGGTCTTCGACGTGCCCGCCGGGGCCCACCGGCTCGAGTTCCGCGTCGGCGCCTCGGGGATCCGCTGCGCGCTCGCCGTGGAGATTCCTGCCACCGGCCAGCTCGCCCTTCGGCTCGAGGAACAGGGCGTGGTCGAGCTGGCGCGGGATGCGCGCATCCCGCGGCGCTGCGCGGAGGACTGA
- the dnaK gene encoding molecular chaperone DnaK: MGKIIGIDLGTTNSVVAIMEGKEPKVIANEEGHRTTPSVVGFAKDDEVLVGQVARRQAITNPENTVYSVKRFMGRKYDEVKQEAERVPYKVVRDANGDAAIEVKGKHYTPPEISARILQKLKRAAEQYLGEPVTEAVITVPAYFNDSQRQATKDAGKVAGLDVKRIVNEPTAAALAYGLDKKSNEIIAVYDFGGGTFDISILEVGENVVEVISTNGDTHLGGDDIDERVMQFLIAEFKKDTGIDVSKDKMVLQRLKEAAEKAKIELSSTMETEINLPFLTADQTGPKHLALKLTRARLEQLIDDLVERSMEPVRKALADAGKQPGEIDEIVLVGGSTRIPRVQEAVKKFFGKEPNRSVNPDEVVAIGAAVQAGVLSGEVKDLLLLDVTPLSLGIETLGGVFTKLIPRNTTIPTRRSETFSTASDSQTSVEVHVMQGEREMSAGNKTLGRFHLDGIPPAPRGVPQIEVTFDIDANGIVHVSAKDKATGKEQKITITASSGMSKDDIERAVQDAASHEVEDKKRREEVETRNKADTVAYQTEKLLAENKDKLPAEVAAEVEGKVKELRAALERNASAEDLQKAMDELTAVSHRMAEEMYKNVGGAAAGAGPDVGGAPPPGAGAAGGAAKGGPDVVDAEFEEK; the protein is encoded by the coding sequence GTGGGAAAGATCATCGGAATCGACCTCGGCACCACCAACTCCGTCGTCGCGATCATGGAGGGCAAGGAGCCCAAGGTGATCGCCAACGAGGAGGGGCACCGCACCACCCCGTCGGTCGTCGGCTTCGCCAAGGACGACGAGGTGCTGGTCGGCCAGGTGGCGCGCCGCCAGGCGATCACCAACCCCGAGAACACCGTCTACTCGGTCAAGCGCTTCATGGGCCGCAAGTACGACGAGGTGAAGCAGGAGGCCGAGCGCGTGCCCTACAAGGTGGTGCGCGACGCCAACGGCGACGCCGCCATCGAGGTGAAGGGCAAGCACTACACCCCGCCCGAGATCAGCGCGCGCATCCTCCAGAAGCTGAAGCGCGCCGCCGAGCAGTACCTCGGCGAGCCGGTCACCGAGGCCGTGATCACGGTGCCTGCCTACTTCAACGACTCGCAGCGCCAGGCCACCAAGGATGCAGGCAAGGTCGCGGGCCTCGACGTCAAGCGCATCGTCAACGAGCCCACCGCTGCCGCGCTCGCCTACGGCCTCGACAAGAAGTCGAACGAGATCATCGCGGTCTACGACTTCGGCGGCGGCACCTTCGACATCTCGATCCTCGAGGTCGGCGAGAACGTGGTGGAGGTGATCTCCACCAACGGCGACACCCACCTCGGCGGCGACGACATCGACGAGCGGGTGATGCAGTTCCTGATCGCCGAGTTCAAGAAGGACACGGGCATCGACGTCTCGAAGGACAAGATGGTCCTGCAGCGCCTCAAGGAGGCGGCGGAGAAGGCGAAGATCGAGCTCTCCTCCACGATGGAGACCGAGATCAACCTGCCCTTCCTCACCGCGGATCAGACCGGCCCCAAGCACCTGGCCCTCAAGCTCACCCGCGCCAGGCTCGAGCAGCTCATCGACGACCTCGTCGAGCGGAGCATGGAGCCGGTGCGCAAGGCGCTGGCCGACGCAGGCAAGCAGCCCGGCGAGATCGACGAGATCGTCCTCGTCGGCGGCTCGACCCGCATTCCCCGGGTCCAGGAGGCGGTGAAGAAGTTCTTCGGCAAGGAGCCGAACCGCTCCGTGAACCCGGACGAGGTCGTCGCCATCGGCGCCGCGGTCCAGGCCGGCGTCCTCTCCGGCGAGGTGAAGGATCTCCTCCTCCTCGACGTGACCCCGCTCTCCCTGGGCATCGAGACCCTGGGCGGCGTCTTCACCAAGCTGATCCCGCGCAACACCACCATCCCGACCCGCCGGAGCGAGACCTTCTCCACCGCCAGCGACAGCCAGACCTCGGTGGAGGTCCACGTGATGCAGGGCGAGCGCGAGATGTCCGCGGGCAACAAGACCCTGGGCCGCTTCCACCTCGACGGCATCCCGCCCGCCCCCCGCGGCGTGCCGCAGATCGAGGTCACCTTCGACATCGACGCCAACGGCATCGTGCACGTGAGCGCGAAGGACAAGGCCACCGGCAAGGAGCAGAAGATCACCATCACCGCGTCCTCCGGCATGAGCAAGGACGACATCGAGCGCGCGGTGCAGGACGCCGCTTCGCACGAGGTGGAGGACAAGAAGCGCCGCGAAGAGGTGGAGACCCGCAACAAGGCGGACACGGTCGCCTACCAGACCGAGAAGCTCCTCGCCGAGAACAAGGACAAGCTCCCTGCCGAGGTCGCCGCCGAGGTGGAGGGCAAGGTCAAGGAGCTGCGCGCCGCCCTCGAGCGGAACGCCTCCGCCGAGGATCTCCAGAAGGCGATGGACGAGCTCACCGCCGTCTCCCACCGCATGGCGGAGGAGATGTACAAGAACGTTGGCGGCGCAGCCGCTGGCGCCGGCCCCGACGTGGGCGGCGCGCCGCCTCCGGGCGCAGGCGCTGCGGGTGGCGCGGCCAAGGGCGGCCCGGACGTCGTCGACGCCGAGTTCGAGGAGAAGTAG
- a CDS encoding DUF3108 domain-containing protein — translation MKNRWTTILAAVLLVPQFALADEIPAAASAVEEQPVAAEAMPFADGERLLYEVSLLGITAGEAELRVEGLADEWRLHASGKTVGATDSIFGLRQSASCTVSDELSPEVCLFTSRQRKGMRRREMRFDKKTGEVRERTLQDGKRSEKTRKFGEGGVQDALSGLYLLRKDLPAQGETMSFRSLRKGKAITVQATAIGEETVETEAGRFLATVIDLRIMDKVDKDAATRAKVWFSADDRRLPVKISLDAPVGSLEAELTAASGTRGGSLAGR, via the coding sequence ATGAAGAATCGGTGGACGACGATCCTGGCGGCGGTGCTCCTGGTGCCGCAGTTCGCGCTTGCAGACGAGATTCCGGCAGCGGCTTCCGCCGTGGAAGAGCAGCCGGTCGCGGCGGAGGCGATGCCCTTCGCCGACGGCGAGCGCCTCCTCTACGAGGTGAGCCTCCTCGGCATCACCGCCGGCGAGGCGGAGCTGCGGGTGGAGGGGCTCGCCGACGAGTGGCGCCTCCACGCCAGCGGCAAGACCGTCGGCGCCACCGATTCGATCTTCGGCCTCCGCCAGAGCGCGAGCTGCACCGTCAGCGACGAGCTCTCCCCCGAGGTCTGCCTCTTCACCTCGCGGCAGCGCAAGGGCATGCGCCGCAGGGAGATGCGCTTCGACAAGAAGACCGGCGAGGTGCGCGAGCGCACCCTGCAGGACGGCAAGCGCTCGGAGAAGACCCGGAAGTTCGGCGAGGGTGGCGTGCAGGACGCGCTCTCGGGGCTCTACCTCCTCCGCAAGGACCTGCCGGCGCAGGGGGAGACGATGAGCTTCCGCTCGCTGCGCAAGGGCAAGGCGATCACCGTGCAGGCGACGGCGATCGGCGAGGAGACCGTGGAGACCGAGGCGGGCCGCTTCCTCGCCACGGTCATCGACCTCCGGATCATGGACAAGGTGGACAAGGACGCCGCCACGCGCGCCAAGGTCTGGTTCTCGGCGGACGACCGTCGCTTGCCGGTGAAAATTTCGCTGGATGCGCCGGTCGGCAGTCTCGAGGCCGAGCTCACCGCCGCCTCCGGTACCCGCGGCGGCAGCCTCGCAGGACGCTGA
- a CDS encoding DedA family protein encodes MIESLGFLLTHFTYAALVLLMLAAGLGLPMSEDLVLLVVGYLARTGIVDPWVTLFLGYGSVIAGDWMIFRMGRRFGPALTTHPLTQRMFPPRRLARLEAHYARWGTLTVVVARHVAGLRAPAFALAGAGKMSERRFLLADALSALVTTPLMVWLGYAFGDRMESLFGNVRQVQWVLLGGLAATLLVAGAARWMRRRPVAAVPATAAVDENPEAGKAKAA; translated from the coding sequence GTGATCGAAAGTCTCGGCTTCCTTCTCACCCATTTCACCTACGCCGCCCTCGTGCTCCTGATGCTGGCAGCGGGGCTCGGCCTGCCCATGAGCGAGGACCTCGTCCTCCTCGTGGTCGGCTACCTCGCGCGGACGGGGATCGTCGATCCCTGGGTCACGCTCTTCCTCGGCTACGGAAGCGTGATCGCCGGCGACTGGATGATCTTCCGCATGGGCCGCAGGTTCGGCCCGGCGCTGACGACGCATCCGCTCACGCAGCGGATGTTTCCGCCGCGGCGCCTCGCCCGGCTGGAGGCGCACTACGCACGGTGGGGCACGCTCACCGTGGTGGTGGCCCGCCACGTGGCGGGGTTGCGGGCACCGGCGTTCGCCCTGGCGGGCGCCGGAAAGATGAGCGAGCGGCGGTTCCTCTTGGCCGACGCTCTCTCCGCACTCGTGACGACGCCACTGATGGTGTGGCTCGGTTACGCGTTCGGGGACCGGATGGAGAGCCTCTTCGGCAACGTCCGGCAGGTGCAATGGGTGCTGCTCGGCGGCCTCGCCGCGACCCTTTTGGTCGCAGGCGCAGCGCGCTGGATGCGGCGGCGCCCGGTGGCAGCGGTCCCGGCGACCGCTGCGGTGGACGAAAACCCGGAGGCGGGGAAAGCGAAGGCTGCATGA